One window of the Natrinema sp. CBA1119 genome contains the following:
- a CDS encoding hydantoinase/oxoprolinase family protein, with protein sequence MPHNLGVDVGGTFTDVIVFDEDTHELTIDKVLSTPSNPSEGVINGIGEAVDKAGTTVSDLNLLFHGTTVVTNMLLEETGSRVGLITSEGHEDILHLARAWTPGPLYGWMDMEKPAPLADLVDTRSVGGRIDSPEGNEQEPIDEDEVRAAVRELADSGVESLTVALLNSYLNPTHERQVRDVIRDECPELPVSISAEIVPEYGEYERTLTTVINDYARPQVIDYLDELDASLEDAGSTAKMNVVRSDGGLMSSGAAKHRPVELALSGPSGGVVGAATIAEKKGVPDVLTLDMGGTSTDVSLVEDGKPGTTRQTKVGYREFKSRAVDVNTVGAGGGSIARVQLSGSLQVGPESAGADPGPACYGQGGDEPTVTDANVVLGRIPSNVQLGGRMDLDRDAARNAIQTVADERGSTVEEAAQAILDIVNENMYSALRVVSVERGYDPRDFGLVAFGGAGPMHANALADVMDAYPLIVPPGPGVMSAFGFLTSDVQNEFSETYLKTDRDVEGEAVYDAYQELNDEAADWLASEGVAEKNHAFEYYADCRYYRQDVQMSIPIDVSTLRTEDGIAAIKDDFEARHEQRFGFSLDAPLEIANLRVIGKGTMQGVTLEASELGDEDASDARVGTQDVFFDDASHDTPIYDRELMRPGNVIDGPAIVTDDDSTVVVQPDHAATVDRYANLEITRSDSK encoded by the coding sequence ATGCCACACAATTTAGGAGTGGACGTGGGTGGGACGTTCACTGACGTCATCGTCTTCGACGAGGACACCCACGAACTCACGATCGACAAGGTGCTATCCACGCCGTCGAACCCGTCGGAGGGCGTGATCAACGGAATCGGGGAAGCCGTCGACAAAGCCGGCACGACCGTCAGCGATCTGAACCTGTTGTTCCACGGCACGACCGTCGTAACGAACATGCTGCTCGAGGAGACCGGCTCGCGAGTCGGTCTGATCACCAGTGAGGGGCACGAGGACATCCTCCACCTGGCTCGAGCGTGGACGCCGGGACCGCTCTACGGATGGATGGACATGGAGAAACCGGCTCCGCTGGCCGATCTCGTCGACACGCGGAGCGTCGGCGGGCGAATCGACTCACCTGAGGGGAACGAACAGGAGCCGATCGACGAGGACGAGGTACGAGCCGCCGTTCGAGAACTCGCCGATTCGGGAGTCGAGTCGCTTACCGTCGCCCTCCTGAACTCGTACCTGAACCCGACGCACGAACGGCAGGTTCGGGACGTCATTCGGGACGAGTGTCCGGAGCTTCCGGTCTCGATCTCCGCGGAGATCGTCCCGGAGTACGGCGAGTACGAACGGACGCTGACGACGGTCATCAACGACTACGCGCGACCGCAGGTCATCGACTATCTCGACGAGCTCGACGCCTCGCTCGAGGACGCCGGCTCGACGGCGAAGATGAACGTCGTCCGCTCCGACGGAGGGCTGATGAGTTCCGGCGCCGCGAAACACCGGCCGGTCGAGCTCGCCCTGTCGGGGCCGTCGGGCGGCGTCGTCGGTGCAGCGACCATCGCTGAGAAGAAGGGGGTTCCCGACGTACTCACGCTGGACATGGGCGGCACCTCGACGGACGTCTCGCTGGTTGAGGACGGCAAACCGGGGACGACTCGCCAGACGAAAGTCGGCTACAGAGAGTTCAAATCCCGAGCCGTGGACGTGAACACGGTCGGTGCGGGCGGCGGTTCCATCGCTCGCGTTCAGCTGTCCGGTTCGCTCCAGGTCGGCCCCGAGAGCGCCGGGGCCGATCCGGGGCCGGCCTGTTACGGTCAGGGGGGCGACGAGCCCACCGTGACCGACGCGAACGTCGTTCTCGGTCGCATTCCCTCGAACGTCCAGCTCGGCGGTCGAATGGACCTCGACCGCGATGCGGCCCGTAACGCGATCCAGACGGTCGCTGACGAACGCGGCAGTACCGTGGAGGAAGCCGCCCAGGCGATCCTCGACATCGTCAACGAGAACATGTACAGCGCGCTCCGCGTCGTCTCCGTCGAGCGCGGCTACGACCCGCGCGACTTCGGTCTCGTCGCCTTCGGTGGTGCCGGCCCGATGCACGCCAACGCGCTGGCGGACGTGATGGACGCCTACCCGCTGATCGTCCCGCCGGGGCCGGGCGTCATGAGCGCCTTCGGCTTCCTGACGAGCGACGTCCAAAACGAGTTCTCCGAAACCTACCTGAAGACGGATCGGGACGTCGAGGGGGAGGCAGTGTACGACGCGTACCAGGAGCTAAACGACGAGGCGGCCGACTGGCTCGCATCCGAGGGCGTCGCCGAGAAGAACCACGCCTTCGAGTACTACGCCGACTGCCGGTACTACCGGCAGGACGTGCAGATGTCCATCCCGATCGACGTGTCGACCCTCCGGACGGAGGACGGCATCGCGGCGATCAAAGACGACTTCGAGGCGCGCCACGAGCAACGCTTTGGCTTCTCATTGGACGCGCCACTCGAGATCGCGAACCTCCGCGTCATCGGCAAGGGGACCATGCAGGGAGTGACGCTCGAAGCGAGCGAGCTCGGCGACGAGGACGCCAGCGACGCACGAGTTGGGACACAGGACGTCTTCTTCGACGATGCCTCCCACGACACGCCGATCTACGACCGCGAACTGATGCGACCCGGGAACGTGATCGACGGGCCGGCGATCGTCACCGACGACGACTCGACCGTCGTCGTCCAGCCCGATCACGCCGCGACGGTCGATCGGTACGCAAACCTCGAGATAACGCGGAGTGATTCCAAATGA